The following proteins are co-located in the Bradyrhizobium sp. AZCC 2176 genome:
- a CDS encoding branched-chain amino acid ABC transporter permease: MSLVQGAHQETSRPAGARAALLAWPEFNKPAVWLVAVILLIMPFIANGFFLIEIFATTLILGTIALSLMFLAGYGGMVSLMQLTVAGFAAYMVAVFGMSANTNISLGWPWWLATPMALVLATIFGTLGGTLAVRTEGIYTIMITLAIGAAFYYFTNQNWPIFGGHTGINTIATPKFWGVDWRSDIPFYYVTLGVAAFCYFAVQYVSRAPFGLALQGVRDNPRRMAALGFNVNAHRVAAYAFAAFIAALGGVLQVWNYRQISPGSVSVGACIDILIIAVVGGITRPIGPFIGAFIFVILRTFALDLLVKFGLDGNRFRLLIGLGFLAIVFWSSDGVIGLWERWRRRVTTDKRTGGGHRHG; this comes from the coding sequence ATGTCGCTGGTCCAGGGCGCACATCAAGAGACCAGTCGGCCCGCAGGGGCGCGCGCGGCGTTGCTGGCGTGGCCGGAGTTCAACAAGCCGGCCGTCTGGCTGGTGGCGGTCATCCTCCTGATCATGCCGTTCATCGCCAACGGCTTCTTCCTGATCGAGATATTTGCCACGACGCTGATCCTCGGCACCATCGCGCTCAGCCTGATGTTCCTCGCCGGCTATGGCGGCATGGTCAGCCTGATGCAGCTCACCGTCGCCGGTTTCGCCGCCTACATGGTCGCGGTGTTCGGCATGAGCGCCAATACCAATATCAGCCTCGGCTGGCCGTGGTGGCTCGCAACGCCGATGGCGCTGGTGCTGGCGACCATCTTCGGCACGCTCGGCGGCACCCTCGCGGTGCGCACCGAGGGCATCTACACCATCATGATCACGCTGGCGATCGGTGCGGCCTTCTACTATTTCACCAACCAGAACTGGCCGATCTTCGGCGGCCATACCGGCATCAATACCATCGCTACGCCGAAATTCTGGGGCGTCGACTGGCGCTCCGATATCCCGTTCTATTACGTCACGCTGGGCGTCGCGGCGTTCTGCTATTTCGCCGTTCAATATGTCTCGCGCGCCCCGTTCGGCCTCGCGCTGCAGGGCGTGCGCGACAATCCCCGCCGCATGGCGGCGCTCGGTTTCAATGTCAATGCGCACCGCGTGGCGGCCTATGCGTTTGCGGCCTTCATCGCCGCGCTCGGCGGCGTCCTTCAGGTCTGGAACTACCGGCAGATCTCGCCCGGCTCGGTCAGCGTCGGAGCCTGCATCGATATCCTGATCATCGCCGTGGTCGGCGGCATCACCCGTCCCATCGGCCCCTTCATCGGCGCCTTCATCTTCGTCATCTTGCGCACCTTCGCGCTCGATCTGCTGGTCAAGTTCGGGCTCGACGGCAATCGCTTCCGGCTGCTGATCGGCCTCGGCTTCCTCGCCATCGTGTTCTGGTCGTCGGACGGCGTGATCGGGCTCTGGGAGCGGTGGCGGCGGCGCGTGACCACCGACAAGCGCACAGGCGGAGGCCACCGTCATGGATAG
- a CDS encoding branched-chain amino acid ABC transporter permease: MTGFIERHPAWALIVLIAVAVMLWLTLAVWPPGLEEAIGRKRVFLNAVFNGITLGSLYFLVASGFTLIFGLMRNVNLAHGSLYLFGGYIGYAISVWTGSWVLGFIIAFLGVALVGIVLQIVVFRRMEGEDLRQTMVTIGLSIVFADLMLWIFGGDFYQIQTPSWLVGPIELPLVTAVKSSGEAVYLRYPMVRLVIFAAAVVIGIVMWLALNRTRVGMMVRAGVDDRDMLAATGVPIQLVFVVVFALGAGLAGIAGVVGGTFQSISPGEDTRFLLASLVVVIVGGMGSIPGAALGAIIIGLAEQLGSVYIPTYAIVVTFLIMVLVLALRPQGLLARR; the protein is encoded by the coding sequence GTGACAGGATTCATCGAACGCCATCCGGCATGGGCGCTGATCGTTTTGATCGCGGTCGCGGTGATGCTGTGGCTGACCCTTGCCGTCTGGCCGCCCGGCCTCGAAGAGGCGATCGGCAGGAAGCGGGTCTTTCTCAACGCCGTCTTCAACGGCATCACGCTCGGCAGCCTCTACTTCCTGGTGGCCAGCGGCTTCACCCTGATTTTCGGCCTGATGCGCAACGTCAATCTGGCGCATGGCTCGCTCTATCTGTTCGGCGGCTATATCGGTTACGCCATCAGCGTCTGGACCGGCTCGTGGGTGCTTGGCTTCATCATCGCGTTTCTCGGGGTGGCGCTGGTCGGAATCGTCCTGCAAATCGTCGTCTTCCGCCGCATGGAGGGCGAGGATCTGCGCCAGACCATGGTCACGATCGGGCTCTCGATCGTGTTCGCGGATCTGATGCTGTGGATATTCGGCGGCGATTTCTATCAAATCCAGACCCCGAGCTGGCTGGTCGGCCCGATCGAATTGCCGCTGGTCACCGCGGTCAAATCATCGGGCGAGGCGGTCTATCTGCGCTATCCGATGGTGCGGCTCGTGATTTTCGCAGCCGCGGTGGTGATCGGCATCGTGATGTGGCTGGCGCTCAATCGAACCCGCGTCGGGATGATGGTGCGCGCCGGCGTCGATGACCGCGATATGCTGGCCGCGACCGGCGTACCTATTCAGCTCGTCTTCGTCGTCGTGTTCGCGCTCGGCGCCGGGCTTGCCGGCATCGCGGGCGTCGTCGGCGGAACCTTTCAGTCGATTTCGCCCGGCGAGGATACCCGCTTTCTGCTGGCTTCCCTCGTCGTCGTCATTGTCGGCGGCATGGGATCGATCCCGGGCGCGGCGCTGGGCGCCATCATCATCGGCCTCGCCGAGCAGCTCGGCTCCGTCTATATCCCGACCTACGCGATCGTGGTGACCTTCCTCATCATGGTGCTGGTGCTGGCGCTGCGGCCGCAGGGCCTTCTGGCGAGGCGCTGA
- a CDS encoding helix-turn-helix transcriptional regulator — protein MSKALAVFHGRFGRATVYQLNRPFNMHAHREGHLVFHVGGTPARIDVCDERWLLAEDSVVAVNPWEPHNFIPTDVENGAIFFVLYVNPEWFAPDAARAHSLRFGRTCFKRTATLDRHIRRSAALVCGAPSLSSLDCELRQLIDSCYDESWQRSEPVQETRTATAVTDFRVRKSIKLMSESPGAEIELDSIARASGLSRPHFYRLFRTQTGVTPNLYLNTLIMEQALDALVATEVPIADIGFDLGFSSQSGFTRFFAANVGMAPTEYRRAAKVLRP, from the coding sequence ATGAGCAAGGCTCTGGCCGTCTTCCACGGCCGGTTCGGTCGCGCGACGGTCTATCAGTTGAACCGCCCCTTCAACATGCATGCGCATCGCGAAGGGCATCTGGTTTTTCATGTCGGCGGAACGCCGGCCCGCATCGACGTCTGCGACGAGCGATGGCTTCTCGCAGAAGACTCCGTTGTTGCCGTCAACCCTTGGGAACCTCACAATTTTATTCCCACCGATGTAGAGAACGGCGCGATCTTCTTCGTCCTCTACGTCAATCCCGAATGGTTCGCCCCAGATGCGGCCCGCGCCCATAGCCTGCGGTTCGGCCGCACCTGTTTCAAGCGCACGGCCACGCTCGACAGGCATATCCGGCGATCCGCGGCGCTGGTTTGCGGCGCGCCTTCACTAAGCAGCCTCGATTGCGAACTCAGGCAATTGATCGACAGTTGCTATGACGAGAGCTGGCAGCGGTCCGAGCCGGTGCAGGAGACGCGCACCGCCACCGCCGTCACTGATTTTCGCGTCCGCAAATCCATCAAGCTGATGTCCGAAAGCCCCGGCGCCGAGATCGAACTGGATTCGATCGCGCGGGCCTCCGGGCTGTCGCGTCCGCACTTCTACCGGCTGTTCCGCACCCAGACCGGCGTCACCCCGAACCTGTATCTCAATACACTGATCATGGAACAGGCGCTCGACGCGCTGGTCGCGACCGAGGTGCCGATCGCCGATATTGGCTTCGATCTCGGCTTCTCCTCCCAGAGCGGTTTCACGCGCTTCTTCGCCGCCAATGTCGGGATGGCGCCGACGGAATATCGCCGCGCCGCCAAAGTCTTGCGCCCCTGA
- a CDS encoding ABC transporter substrate-binding protein yields MFRSCAGLIALSSLLLSGAALAQEKIKVGVTATLEGTYTVLGEDGIRGHQTALNTLGKKVGDKELEFIIASTDATPDSAIRAVRKLIEQDKVQILLSPLSGDEGIAVKNFAKTRPELTFVNAASGAQETTYVDPAPNFFRYNMDGAQWQVGLGKYAYETKGYRKIATVGEDYSFIYTQVFGLVLEFCGAGGQVTNRQWVPLGTKDFASVIAALPDDVDAIYLGLGGADAVNFLNQYQQAGGKAHLMGGSIMVDQTILSAKGNAKNALLGTIAASGQADTWEDPGWQKFVKAYQDAFPPNKRFPSPSLLATNYYGSTMALILALRQVNGDLSNNQAKLKEALAKIELDAPNGKIKLDSNRQAIGTNFVTEVVDDGKGALFSKVVKVIPNVNQTLGYDPAVFSKIGLPSRTVPECKKY; encoded by the coding sequence ATGTTTAGAAGCTGTGCGGGACTGATCGCGCTGAGCAGCCTGTTGCTTTCCGGCGCCGCCTTAGCTCAAGAGAAGATCAAGGTCGGCGTCACCGCGACGCTCGAAGGCACCTACACGGTGCTCGGCGAGGACGGCATACGCGGACACCAGACGGCGCTCAATACGCTCGGCAAGAAGGTCGGCGACAAGGAACTCGAATTCATCATCGCATCGACCGATGCCACGCCCGACTCCGCCATTCGCGCCGTGCGCAAACTGATCGAGCAGGACAAGGTCCAGATCCTGCTCTCGCCGCTGTCCGGCGACGAAGGCATCGCGGTCAAGAATTTTGCCAAGACGCGGCCCGAGTTGACCTTCGTCAACGCCGCCTCCGGCGCGCAGGAAACCACCTACGTCGACCCGGCGCCGAACTTCTTCCGCTACAACATGGACGGCGCGCAGTGGCAGGTTGGTCTCGGCAAATACGCCTATGAGACCAAGGGCTATCGGAAGATCGCAACCGTCGGCGAAGACTACTCATTCATCTATACGCAGGTGTTCGGGCTTGTGCTCGAGTTCTGCGGCGCCGGTGGGCAGGTCACGAACCGGCAATGGGTGCCGCTCGGCACCAAGGACTTTGCCTCCGTCATCGCCGCGCTGCCCGACGACGTCGATGCGATCTATCTCGGCCTTGGCGGCGCGGATGCCGTCAATTTCCTGAACCAGTATCAGCAGGCCGGCGGCAAGGCGCATCTGATGGGCGGCTCGATCATGGTCGACCAGACCATCCTCTCCGCCAAGGGTAACGCCAAGAATGCGCTGCTCGGCACCATTGCCGCCAGCGGCCAGGCCGACACCTGGGAGGATCCGGGCTGGCAGAAGTTCGTGAAAGCCTATCAGGACGCCTTCCCCCCGAACAAGCGGTTCCCGAGCCCCTCGCTGCTCGCCACCAACTACTACGGCTCGACGATGGCGCTCATCCTCGCGCTGCGCCAGGTCAACGGCGATCTCAGCAACAACCAGGCAAAACTCAAGGAGGCCCTCGCCAAGATCGAGCTCGACGCGCCGAACGGCAAGATCAAGCTCGACTCCAACCGCCAGGCCATCGGCACCAACTTCGTCACCGAAGTGGTGGATGACGGCAAGGGCGCCCTGTTCAGCAAGGTGGTGAAGGTGATCCCGAACGTGAACCAGACCCTGGGCTACGACCCGGCCGTGTTCTCCAAGATCGGGCTGCCGAGCCGAACGGTTCCCGAGTGCAAGAAGTACTGA